The nucleotide sequence GCCGGGGACGGGCGTTGCGCCATGGCCTGGCGCACCAACAACGAGCAGGGCTTCGCCCTGAGGTTGCACGGCTACCAGGACCGGGTCTTGCGGGACTTTGATGGTATAGTGCTGGTGTCGGTGCGCACCGCCGAGGCTTTGCGCAAAGCGGAAAAGCTGAAGCGTATAGCCAAAGCCGTGCGCGGGGATTTTGAAAACCAAACCTCGGAATAACTCTCTTTACAGACCCTTAGAGGGGGGTGAGCGAGGGTTTTTGCTGTCTGGGTCATGTG is from Thermus thermamylovorans and encodes:
- the cas2e gene encoding type I-E CRISPR-associated endoribonuclease Cas2e codes for the protein MVVMVLEKVPRSLRGELTRWLLELDTGVFVGRVSAVVRELLWEKVVEKAGDGRCAMAWRTNNEQGFALRLHGYQDRVLRDFDGIVLVSVRTAEALRKAEKLKRIAKAVRGDFENQTSE